Proteins from a genomic interval of Candidatus Rubidus massiliensis:
- the yieH gene encoding 6-phosphogluconate phosphatase yields MDKTIIFDCDGVLVDSEIIANRIDAEELTKKGYPLTTEESIRRFSGINATTVRKIILEETGLNISLEEFEKQEKLGLKVFEKELQPLIEPVLQFAQANNLNYCIASSSSKSKVVYSLKLTNQLKYFDTETIFTAEMVKNGKPAPDLFLYAAEQLKVAPKNCLVIEDSLAGVTAAQSAGMDAIVFLGGSHATFDWYRQLFSQFNIPKAYSSDELKTMLDKLLNFL; encoded by the coding sequence ATGGATAAAACGATAATCTTTGATTGTGACGGGGTACTAGTTGACAGTGAAATTATTGCCAATCGGATTGATGCAGAAGAACTAACAAAAAAAGGCTATCCCTTAACAACGGAAGAAAGTATTAGAAGGTTTTCAGGTATCAATGCCACAACCGTACGAAAAATTATTTTAGAGGAAACTGGCTTAAACATTTCTTTAGAAGAGTTTGAAAAGCAAGAAAAACTTGGCTTAAAAGTATTTGAAAAGGAATTACAACCTTTAATTGAACCTGTTTTACAATTTGCACAAGCCAATAACTTAAATTATTGCATTGCTTCTAGTAGTTCAAAAAGTAAAGTTGTTTACTCTTTAAAGTTGACCAATCAGTTAAAATATTTTGACACAGAAACTATATTTACTGCTGAAATGGTAAAAAATGGCAAACCAGCACCCGATCTTTTTTTGTATGCAGCAGAACAATTAAAGGTTGCCCCAAAAAACTGCTTAGTGATTGAAGATAGCTTAGCAGGTGTAACAGCTGCTCAATCAGCCGGAATGGATGCTATTGTTTTTCTTGGAGGATCTCACGCTACATTTGATTGGTATAGACAACTCTTTTCTCAATTTAACATTCCCAAAGCCTATTCTTCTGATGAATTAAAGACGATGCTTGATAAACTTCTGAATTTTCTATAG
- the gatB gene encoding Aspartyl/glutamyl-tRNA(Asn/Gln) amidotransferase subunit B: MTQHPEWEAVIGLEIHAELNTKSKLFSVAPNRFGDEPNTNVTEVCTGQPGALPVLNKEAVKKAVQFGCAINATIAKFSKFDRKSYFYPDSPRNFQITQFDEPIVIGGIVVAEVDGEEKQFPVNHVHLEDDAGMLKHFSNFAGVDYNRAGVPLIEIVSEPCMRSPKEAVAYAIAVKAILQYTDVSDCNMEEGSLRVDANISVRLKGETGLRNKTEIKNMNSFSNMEMALESEIKRQIKEYLNHPNKPFNEVIAQATYRFDPDRKETILMRKKEQASDYRYFPEPDLVPIILTDAFIEEIRASLPELPLQRERRYVKEHDLSAHNAFVITSEKALADYFEEALKVCSNARLLCNWIIVEFAGRYKDSGKNILNSGIPAEHVGKLVALIENNTINGKIAKSVADDMVKEPGKDPQKIVKENPDYQPMGDSSEVEAIVDKIVAENQQSIVDYHNGKDKAFAYLVGQVMKATRGKAPPQLVNDLLLKKIQK, translated from the coding sequence ATGACACAACATCCAGAATGGGAAGCTGTAATTGGCCTAGAAATCCACGCAGAACTAAATACAAAGTCAAAGCTTTTTAGCGTGGCGCCTAATCGTTTTGGTGATGAGCCAAACACTAATGTAACAGAAGTTTGCACCGGGCAACCAGGAGCTTTACCTGTACTTAATAAAGAAGCTGTAAAAAAAGCTGTGCAGTTTGGTTGTGCAATTAATGCCACCATTGCAAAGTTTAGCAAATTTGATCGTAAATCCTACTTTTACCCCGATAGCCCTAGAAATTTTCAAATTACACAATTCGATGAACCAATCGTGATCGGCGGAATCGTTGTGGCAGAGGTCGATGGTGAAGAAAAGCAATTTCCAGTTAACCATGTTCATTTAGAAGATGATGCTGGCATGCTAAAGCATTTTTCTAATTTTGCAGGGGTTGATTATAATAGAGCAGGTGTTCCCTTAATAGAAATTGTTTCTGAACCTTGCATGAGAAGTCCAAAAGAAGCTGTTGCTTATGCAATTGCCGTAAAAGCTATTTTGCAATACACCGACGTTTCAGATTGCAACATGGAAGAGGGTTCTCTTCGAGTCGATGCGAACATATCGGTTCGTTTAAAAGGAGAAACTGGTCTTCGCAATAAAACCGAAATTAAAAACATGAACTCTTTTAGCAATATGGAAATGGCTTTAGAGTCAGAAATTAAACGGCAAATTAAAGAATATTTAAATCATCCAAATAAACCCTTTAACGAAGTTATCGCACAAGCGACTTACCGTTTTGATCCTGATCGTAAAGAAACGATTTTGATGAGAAAAAAAGAACAGGCTTCTGATTATAGATATTTTCCAGAGCCTGATTTAGTTCCCATTATTTTAACAGATGCCTTCATAGAAGAAATAAGAGCTTCTTTGCCAGAATTGCCTTTACAAAGAGAAAGACGTTATGTCAAAGAGCATGATTTAAGTGCCCATAATGCTTTTGTAATAACTAGTGAAAAGGCCTTAGCTGATTATTTTGAAGAAGCATTAAAAGTTTGTTCAAATGCTCGTTTACTTTGTAATTGGATTATTGTGGAATTTGCTGGTCGCTACAAAGACTCTGGCAAAAATATCCTAAATTCAGGCATACCAGCTGAGCATGTTGGAAAATTAGTCGCTTTGATTGAAAACAACACGATCAATGGTAAAATTGCCAAGTCCGTTGCCGATGATATGGTAAAAGAACCAGGCAAAGATCCTCAAAAAATTGTCAAAGAAAACCCAGATTATCAACCTATGGGTGATTCTAGTGAAGTGGAAGCTATTGTCGATAAAATTGTAGCTGAAAATCAGCAATCAATTGTTGACTATCACAATGGAAAAGACAAAGCCTTTGCTTACCTTGTAGGACAAGTGATGAAAGCTACAAGAGGTAAAGCTCCTCCACAACTAGTCAATGATTTGTTACTCAAAAAAATTCAGAAATAA
- the gatA gene encoding Glutamyl-tRNA(Gln) amidotransferase subunit A: MHTLTGIELKNKFINGELSALEITEYFLNRIAEYDPKITSFLAVTKEKALKKAQILDQKRKNKEKLGKMAAIPVAFKDNIHILGEISTCGSKFLQNYRAPFDSTVAHLLDQEDAIFIGKTNCDEFAMGSSTENSAYNITRNPWNLDCIPGGSSGGSAAAVAARLCPIALGSDTGGSIRQPAALCGIVGFKPTYGRVSRFGLVAYGSSFDQVGPLSVDVKDTALTMEVIGRHCTKDSTSIDSPAEDYMAHLATDFKGKKIGVPWSFLKDLSSEAKQNFEQSIQKMKELGAEIVEVDLDILKHSLAVYYILATAEASTNLARFDGIRYGLRSQEAQTLDEVYRFSKEEGFGAEVKRRILLGTFVLSSGYQDAFYRKAQKVRTLMIQQYKKAFSICDLIATPVTPEPAFKIGEKTKDPIQMYLEDIYTISINLAGLPAVSIPSGFSKDNKPVGLQLIGPQKKDVSVLALAHAFEQANKQFTMIPELFR, translated from the coding sequence ATGCATACACTTACCGGTATTGAACTAAAAAATAAATTTATCAATGGCGAATTATCTGCCCTTGAAATCACAGAATATTTTCTCAATCGAATCGCAGAATATGATCCTAAGATCACAAGTTTTTTAGCTGTTACAAAAGAGAAAGCTTTAAAGAAAGCGCAAATATTGGATCAAAAGAGAAAAAATAAAGAAAAGCTTGGAAAAATGGCGGCAATACCTGTCGCTTTCAAAGACAATATTCATATCTTAGGTGAAATTTCCACCTGTGGATCTAAGTTCTTACAAAATTATAGAGCCCCCTTTGATTCAACGGTCGCTCACCTTCTAGATCAAGAAGACGCTATTTTTATTGGCAAAACTAACTGTGATGAATTTGCTATGGGCTCATCCACAGAAAATTCAGCCTATAATATCACAAGAAATCCTTGGAACTTAGATTGCATTCCAGGTGGTTCATCTGGTGGGTCAGCCGCAGCCGTGGCTGCAAGATTATGCCCGATTGCGCTTGGCAGTGATACCGGTGGCTCTATTAGGCAACCAGCTGCCTTATGTGGAATTGTAGGCTTTAAACCAACTTATGGAAGAGTTTCAAGATTTGGACTTGTAGCTTACGGTTCCTCTTTTGATCAGGTGGGCCCATTATCTGTAGACGTGAAAGATACAGCTCTTACGATGGAAGTAATCGGCAGACATTGCACAAAAGATTCTACCTCTATTGATTCTCCAGCAGAAGATTATATGGCTCATTTAGCCACAGACTTTAAAGGTAAAAAAATTGGAGTACCTTGGAGCTTTTTAAAAGATTTGTCAAGTGAAGCCAAGCAAAATTTTGAACAATCGATTCAAAAAATGAAAGAACTTGGCGCAGAAATTGTAGAAGTTGATTTAGATATATTAAAACATTCTTTAGCTGTTTACTATATTTTAGCTACAGCTGAGGCCTCCACAAATCTCGCACGCTTTGATGGAATCCGTTATGGCTTACGTTCACAAGAAGCACAAACTTTAGACGAAGTGTATCGTTTTTCAAAAGAAGAAGGATTTGGGGCAGAAGTTAAACGACGTATATTACTTGGCACATTTGTATTATCTTCTGGCTACCAAGATGCTTTTTATAGAAAGGCGCAAAAAGTACGCACGCTTATGATCCAACAATATAAAAAAGCGTTTAGTATTTGCGACTTAATCGCGACTCCGGTAACTCCAGAACCAGCATTTAAAATTGGTGAAAAGACAAAAGATCCGATCCAAATGTATTTAGAAGACATTTATACTATATCGATTAATTTAGCAGGTCTTCCAGCAGTAAGTATTCCAAGCGGTTTTTCAAAAGATAATAAACCTGTTGGTTTACAGCTAATTGGCCCACAGAAAAAAGATGTAAGTGTTTTAGCTTTAGCTCATGCATTTGAACAAGCTAACAAACAGTTTACTATGATACCGGAACTATTTAGGTAG
- the gatC gene encoding Glutamyl-tRNA(Gln) amidotransferase subunit C codes for MIEFNEETIKTLTNLSYIDCTEEEQKALLKDLKGIINHFENLSEIDTDNVKPCNHVLEDIHNVMRDDEVGKTLSSELLFMNAPSKIGGLFKVPTVIKQS; via the coding sequence ATGATTGAATTTAACGAAGAAACAATTAAAACTTTAACAAATTTAAGTTATATTGATTGTACTGAAGAAGAGCAAAAAGCGTTGTTAAAAGATCTTAAAGGGATTATAAATCACTTTGAAAATTTATCTGAAATTGACACGGATAATGTTAAGCCTTGCAATCATGTTTTGGAAGATATCCATAACGTAATGCGAGATGATGAAGTTGGCAAAACTTTATCAAGTGAATTATTATTTATGAACGCTCCTTCTAAAATTGGCGGTCTATTTAAAGTTCCAACAGTCATTAAACAATCTTAA
- the phrA gene encoding Deoxyribodipyrimidine photo-lyase, producing the protein MTQESIIIWFRQDLRVEDHPALQEAIDKSHHIVPLYIYSEEEKNKWKLGAASKWWLHHSLESLSKDLKSLNLKLIIRKGDPEEELKKVIKESQSKAVYWSRIYEPFTIKRDTKIKQALSQEIEVKTFKSSLLFEPWDILNKQGKPFQVFTAFWKSCLAKESSFELSKISKKPSISTPKLHSLTIDELELLPKIHWDKGIAATWHPGTANAKKYVKEFIEKEIVNYKEDRDFPSLPGVSHMSPYLHFGEISPKMIWQMALEKHDFAKVESYLRQLGWREFGYHLLYHFPFTTENPLQENFTKFEWVKNESHLKAWQKGKTGYPFVDAGMRQLWKTGWMHNRLRLVVGSFLVKDLLINWKEGSKWFWDTLVDADLANNTLGWQWVGGCGADAAPYFRIFNPVLQSEKFDPKGEFIRKWIPEIAALPDKWLHKPWEAPEDELRKAGITLGDNYPYPIVNHEEARRKALEKFNTIKAQG; encoded by the coding sequence ATGACACAAGAAAGCATCATTATTTGGTTTCGACAAGATTTACGAGTAGAAGACCACCCCGCTTTACAAGAAGCTATTGATAAGAGTCATCACATTGTGCCCCTATACATCTATTCCGAAGAGGAAAAAAATAAATGGAAATTAGGTGCTGCTTCTAAATGGTGGTTACATCACTCATTAGAGAGTTTAAGCAAAGACTTAAAAAGTTTAAATTTAAAGTTAATTATTCGAAAAGGGGATCCTGAAGAAGAATTAAAAAAAGTTATTAAAGAATCTCAAAGTAAGGCTGTTTATTGGTCTAGAATTTATGAACCATTCACCATAAAACGAGATACAAAAATAAAACAAGCTTTGTCTCAAGAAATTGAAGTAAAAACCTTTAAATCTTCCTTACTATTTGAGCCATGGGATATTCTTAATAAGCAAGGAAAACCTTTCCAAGTTTTTACAGCTTTTTGGAAAAGTTGCCTTGCCAAAGAAAGTTCGTTTGAACTTTCAAAAATTTCAAAAAAACCATCTATTTCAACACCTAAATTACATTCTTTAACAATTGATGAATTAGAATTGTTGCCAAAAATTCATTGGGACAAAGGCATTGCGGCCACTTGGCATCCGGGAACGGCTAATGCAAAAAAATATGTAAAAGAGTTTATTGAAAAAGAGATAGTAAACTATAAGGAAGATCGGGATTTTCCAAGTTTACCAGGTGTTTCACATATGTCCCCATATTTACACTTTGGTGAAATTAGCCCTAAAATGATCTGGCAAATGGCTTTAGAAAAACACGACTTTGCAAAAGTAGAAAGTTATTTAAGGCAACTTGGATGGAGAGAGTTTGGCTACCACCTTTTATATCACTTTCCATTCACGACGGAAAATCCTTTACAAGAAAATTTTACCAAATTTGAATGGGTTAAAAATGAGTCTCATTTGAAAGCATGGCAAAAAGGAAAAACTGGATATCCATTTGTAGATGCTGGAATGAGACAGCTTTGGAAAACTGGGTGGATGCACAACCGTCTTCGCTTAGTGGTTGGCTCATTTTTAGTAAAAGATTTGCTTATTAATTGGAAAGAGGGGTCAAAGTGGTTTTGGGATACATTAGTAGATGCAGATCTTGCCAATAATACACTTGGATGGCAATGGGTTGGTGGATGTGGTGCGGATGCAGCTCCTTATTTTCGTATTTTCAATCCGGTATTGCAAAGTGAAAAATTTGATCCTAAAGGGGAGTTTATTAGAAAGTGGATTCCAGAAATTGCAGCTTTGCCAGATAAATGGCTCCATAAACCTTGGGAGGCTCCAGAAGATGAATTGAGAAAAGCGGGAATTACTCTTGGAGATAACTACCCATATCCCATTGTCAATCATGAGGAAGCTAGAAGAAAAGCCTTAGAAAAATTTAATACTATAAAAGCACAAGGATAA
- a CDS encoding thioredoxin-dependent thiol peroxidase, with protein sequence MPFTLPLKTEAPNFSLKGTDLKTYTLDSFKDAKYLVIFFTCNHCPYVVGSDEVTRETAEKYRADGVVFVGINSNSKKTVPDDSFEKMIERMEDKQFPWVYLYDETQEIAKKYGALRTPHFFVFDQNRKLVYTGRGVDSPRDTSKMKVNDLDHVLKELVEGKPISNPLTNPIGCNVKWEGQERHWMPADACDLV encoded by the coding sequence ATGCCATTTACACTACCTTTAAAAACTGAAGCGCCCAATTTTTCTTTAAAAGGGACTGACTTAAAAACATACACGCTAGATTCCTTTAAAGATGCTAAATATTTGGTTATTTTTTTTACTTGTAATCACTGCCCATATGTTGTTGGATCAGATGAAGTGACAAGAGAGACTGCTGAAAAATATAGAGCAGATGGAGTTGTGTTTGTTGGTATTAATTCTAATAGCAAAAAAACTGTACCTGATGATTCTTTTGAAAAAATGATAGAAAGAATGGAGGATAAGCAGTTTCCATGGGTTTATTTATATGATGAAACACAAGAAATAGCAAAAAAATATGGAGCCTTGAGAACACCTCATTTTTTTGTATTTGATCAAAATAGAAAACTTGTTTACACAGGCAGAGGGGTTGATAGTCCAAGAGATACAAGTAAAATGAAAGTGAATGATTTAGATCATGTTTTAAAAGAGCTTGTTGAAGGAAAACCCATTTCTAATCCTTTAACCAACCCCATTGGTTGTAATGTTAAATGGGAAGGACAAGAAAGACACTGGATGCCAGCCGATGCGTGTGATTTAGTATGA
- a CDS encoding Epimerase family protein, translating into MKKKILLTGATGYIGGRLIKPLLNKDYEIVCLARHPQNLQERYLDKISLVKGDVFDKEALSKALKDVDVAYYLIHSMGGKDQFEEKDRQAAEIFAKEAAKAKVKKIIYLGGLGDSKNNELSPHLKSRQEVGEILRKFSGATQVIEFRASIVIGSGSTSFEMIRALCERLPIMVTPKWVYTLLQPIAITDLISYLVQASELTFENHPIFEIGGKDRVTYAELMQEYSRQRGLKRYMINVPVLTPYLSSLWLGLVTPLYASVGRYLIESAIFPTVVTNDLAKKTFAIQPMGVKESIEKALLYEDVKMAETRWIDTFTYVDETTGQEGAKAGNRIIDVKSITIPVPVEEAFKPIERIGGNTGYYYGNWLWRIRGLIDLFVSGVGFRRGRRDPERLFQGDVVDFWRVEKIIPNERLLLRAEMKVAGRAWLEFTVDGYENISVIKQKAIYEPYGLFGLVYWYSLYPIHHFIFKNMLKGIAKKAIENSQKPISKELLNAELFFKKTLLEANAKEVFDWHNRKGAFERLSPPWQQIKIVQHDEPLQKGGKAILLLTKGPFKLKWELEHKEVHPGHFFNDVQLKGPLKFFEHNHIFEQINDKSSFLIDSLQYQLPGGKVIKWCCLPFVKRNLKKLFRFRHQIVQEDIKTLKASKGKRMKFLIAGSNGLVGQALIPFLTTQGHTVYTLVRKKTDKPNEILWNPKEGILDKNQIEGFDCIVNLAGENIAKKWNEQVKKDILDSRVESTNLLAKTIAELQNPPKVLINASAIGYYGNRGEAELSENSAPGTGFLSDVCKKWEDATKPAEQKGVRVVKLRTGMVLSSKGGALAQMLTPFKAGMGGKVGSGEQYVSWISIEDLIAIIAFLAEKDDIKGPVNLVSPESVKNKEFTKKLGEVLNRPTIVPFPEFAAKMMFGEMAEEMLLASTRVKPQVLEEKGYKFKYPTLKEALQQQL; encoded by the coding sequence ATGAAAAAAAAGATCCTTCTTACAGGGGCTACAGGTTACATAGGGGGCCGTTTAATTAAGCCCTTATTAAATAAAGATTATGAGATTGTTTGTCTTGCTAGACATCCTCAAAATTTACAAGAGCGTTACTTAGATAAGATTAGCCTTGTAAAAGGAGATGTCTTTGATAAGGAGGCTTTGTCAAAAGCTTTAAAAGATGTAGATGTAGCCTATTATCTCATTCATTCAATGGGGGGGAAAGATCAATTCGAAGAAAAAGACCGTCAAGCTGCTGAAATTTTTGCCAAAGAAGCTGCAAAAGCCAAAGTGAAAAAAATCATTTATTTAGGAGGTCTTGGCGATAGCAAAAACAATGAATTATCACCCCATTTAAAAAGTCGACAAGAAGTTGGAGAGATATTAAGAAAATTTTCAGGTGCTACGCAAGTAATTGAATTTAGAGCCTCGATTGTCATTGGGTCTGGGAGTACATCATTTGAAATGATTCGAGCTTTATGTGAGCGTTTACCCATTATGGTTACACCAAAATGGGTGTATACTCTTTTACAACCCATTGCCATTACAGATTTGATTAGTTATCTAGTGCAGGCTTCTGAATTAACCTTTGAAAACCATCCTATTTTTGAAATAGGTGGAAAAGATCGCGTTACGTATGCTGAGTTAATGCAAGAGTATTCAAGACAAAGGGGATTGAAACGCTACATGATAAATGTTCCCGTTTTAACCCCTTATTTATCTAGTTTATGGCTTGGACTGGTAACTCCTTTATACGCCTCTGTTGGGCGTTATCTTATTGAAAGTGCGATCTTTCCAACAGTTGTAACAAATGATTTGGCTAAAAAAACATTTGCTATTCAGCCTATGGGAGTGAAAGAATCCATCGAGAAAGCCCTTCTATACGAAGATGTTAAAATGGCTGAAACGCGTTGGATTGACACCTTTACATATGTTGATGAAACAACTGGGCAAGAAGGAGCTAAAGCTGGCAATCGAATTATTGATGTCAAAAGTATTACCATTCCAGTACCTGTTGAAGAAGCGTTTAAGCCAATTGAAAGAATCGGGGGGAATACTGGTTATTATTATGGCAATTGGTTGTGGCGCATCAGGGGGTTAATTGATTTATTTGTTAGCGGAGTCGGATTCAGACGGGGAAGACGCGATCCTGAACGATTATTTCAAGGCGATGTGGTTGATTTTTGGCGAGTAGAGAAAATTATTCCTAATGAACGATTATTATTGCGCGCAGAAATGAAAGTGGCGGGAAGAGCATGGTTAGAATTTACAGTGGATGGATATGAGAATATATCTGTGATTAAGCAAAAAGCCATATATGAACCTTACGGTTTATTTGGCTTAGTTTATTGGTACTCTTTATATCCGATTCATCATTTTATCTTTAAGAATATGCTTAAAGGAATTGCAAAAAAAGCCATTGAAAATAGTCAAAAGCCAATATCTAAGGAATTATTAAACGCCGAATTGTTTTTTAAAAAAACCTTACTAGAAGCTAATGCCAAAGAGGTTTTTGATTGGCATAATAGAAAAGGCGCATTTGAGCGACTTTCTCCACCATGGCAGCAAATAAAAATAGTACAGCATGACGAACCCTTGCAAAAAGGAGGGAAAGCCATATTGTTGCTTACCAAAGGTCCTTTTAAGCTCAAATGGGAGCTTGAACATAAAGAGGTACATCCAGGACATTTTTTTAACGATGTTCAACTAAAAGGACCTCTTAAATTTTTTGAGCATAATCACATTTTTGAACAAATTAATGATAAAAGTAGCTTTTTAATCGATTCATTACAATATCAATTGCCTGGTGGCAAAGTGATCAAATGGTGTTGTTTGCCTTTTGTAAAAAGAAACTTAAAAAAACTGTTTAGGTTTAGACACCAAATCGTACAAGAAGACATAAAAACATTGAAAGCAAGTAAGGGAAAACGGATGAAATTTTTAATTGCTGGAAGTAACGGTCTTGTAGGGCAAGCCTTAATTCCATTTCTCACGACTCAAGGACATACTGTTTATACTCTAGTTAGGAAAAAAACAGATAAACCTAATGAAATTTTGTGGAATCCAAAAGAAGGCATCCTCGATAAAAATCAAATAGAAGGCTTTGATTGTATTGTTAATTTAGCGGGGGAAAATATCGCTAAAAAATGGAATGAACAGGTAAAAAAAGACATTTTAGATAGCCGTGTAGAAAGTACTAATCTTTTAGCTAAGACTATCGCCGAACTTCAAAATCCCCCTAAAGTGTTGATCAATGCTTCCGCGATTGGCTACTATGGAAATCGAGGCGAAGCAGAATTGAGCGAGAATTCAGCTCCAGGCACGGGTTTTTTAAGTGATGTTTGCAAAAAATGGGAAGATGCCACAAAACCCGCTGAGCAAAAAGGGGTTCGCGTCGTAAAGTTGAGAACAGGGATGGTATTATCGAGCAAAGGGGGCGCTTTAGCACAAATGCTTACCCCTTTTAAAGCAGGAATGGGGGGTAAAGTTGGTAGCGGCGAACAATATGTGAGCTGGATCAGTATAGAAGATCTCATTGCAATTATTGCTTTTCTAGCAGAAAAGGATGATATTAAAGGCCCGGTAAATCTGGTTAGTCCTGAATCGGTTAAAAATAAAGAATTTACTAAAAAACTTGGGGAAGTACTCAATCGACCAACTATTGTTCCTTTTCCTGAGTTTGCAGCGAAAATGATGTTTGGAGAAATGGCAGAAGAAATGCTTCTTGCAAGTACTAGAGTCAAGCCCCAAGTATTGGAAGAAAAAGGGTATAAGTTTAAATACCCTACACTAAAAGAGGCTCTACAACAACAATTGTAA
- a CDS encoding Ankyrin repeats (3 copies), with translation MNFQELPNEIILDCLVKSDNYAFCRVSKQLHSFKIDVFLARLEEYGYSKELNSTRQDYLENLFSLIATNSSLKNHLVYNKKFLLIRTSLNSYASLVKIKNLSLKEIDQIIGKELPNISPQLIRMWSKRDITFKENETSGLYNLQTFFYLCYRGYFKEDFSEFTSIYHGTVTQIYQEETYPDLTKTRNFALKNFQKDNFILHMDKLHEEMNISKVASIVIDTAPLHHIILADNISYFQKLEIDYVNYRDKDDYSVLHLAAKQGSEKIVNFLLQQKMPQHPNTRGMMPIHLAIFYCHANVVKALLPSFIQYKMEKGLSKIEAVKLLVEYVSQLEKKEGYDRSDVERSLKSLS, from the coding sequence ATGAATTTTCAAGAGTTACCCAATGAAATTATCCTAGATTGTTTGGTAAAATCTGATAATTATGCTTTTTGCAGAGTTTCAAAACAATTGCACTCATTTAAGATAGACGTTTTTTTAGCTCGTCTTGAAGAATATGGATATTCAAAAGAGTTAAATAGTACAAGACAAGATTATTTGGAGAATCTATTTTCCTTAATTGCTACTAATTCTTCTCTTAAAAATCATTTGGTCTATAACAAAAAGTTTTTACTGATTCGCACAAGCTTAAATAGTTACGCCTCTCTAGTAAAAATAAAAAATCTTTCTCTTAAAGAAATCGATCAAATTATAGGTAAAGAATTACCCAATATTTCACCACAATTAATAAGGATGTGGAGTAAACGAGATATTACCTTTAAAGAAAACGAAACTTCAGGTTTATATAACCTGCAAACATTTTTCTATTTATGTTATAGAGGTTATTTTAAAGAAGATTTTAGTGAATTTACATCTATCTATCATGGAACTGTCACCCAAATCTATCAAGAGGAAACGTATCCAGATCTTACTAAAACACGCAATTTCGCTTTGAAAAATTTTCAAAAAGATAATTTCATTCTTCATATGGATAAATTACACGAGGAAATGAATATTAGTAAGGTCGCTTCTATTGTCATTGATACAGCGCCTCTTCACCATATCATTTTGGCAGACAATATTTCTTATTTTCAAAAATTGGAAATTGATTATGTCAACTATAGAGATAAAGATGATTACTCAGTTTTACATTTAGCTGCGAAACAAGGGAGTGAAAAAATTGTCAATTTTCTACTTCAACAAAAGATGCCTCAGCATCCCAATACAAGAGGAATGATGCCTATCCACTTGGCTATCTTCTATTGCCATGCTAATGTAGTTAAAGCTTTATTGCCTTCTTTTATCCAATACAAAATGGAAAAAGGATTGAGTAAAATTGAAGCTGTGAAACTCTTAGTTGAATATGTATCACAACTTGAAAAAAAAGAAGGTTACGACCGCTCTGATGTAGAAAGGTCTTTAAAAAGTTTAAGCTAG